ATTTCGTTGGCGGCTGATCCGGTTGAAGAAGTTAAAGTTGGTTTCGATATCCTTAAATCTTTGCGCATTCGTGCCCGTGGGATTAACTTTATCGCTTGCCCAACTTGCTCGCGCCAGGAGTTTGATGTTATCGGTACTGTGAATGCTTTAGAGCAACGGTTAGAAGATCTGATTACACCTATGGATGTCTCTATCATCGGTTGTGTGGTCAATGGGCCAGGTGAAGCATTAGTGTCGACTATCGGTGTGACCGGTGCCCATAACAAAAGCGGTTTCTACGAAGACGGTGTTCGCCAAAAAGAACGCTTTGATAACAAAGATATGATTGACCAGTTGGAAGCCAAAATTCGAGCGAAAGCATCCATGCTTGATGCAAGTAATCGGATTACAATCAATCAGTTGGATGATAAGTAAGCATCACTGGTCATGGGTTGTCGGTCAGCACAAAAGCGGGTTTTAGCCCGCTTTACATTGCGCCTGTAGGGGTAACAAGTTGTCATCATTGAATATATGGGTGGCAAGCCTCTATAATCGGCTTTATTTTTTGCACCATGCCCAAAGTAATTAGAGTGGCTGCGAACGGCGTTGCTGCTTCAAGTAAACAGGGTATAAAACTACAGAGAACAGACGTGGCAAAGAACATTCAAGCCATCCGTGGTATGAACGACTACCTGCCAGCCGATACGGCAATATGGCAGCGTATTGAAAGCATCTTGAAGCAAGTGCTTGCAGGTTACGGTTATAGCGAAATTCGCATGCCGATTGTAGAGCAGACCCCGTTATTCAAGCGCGCGATCGGTGAAGTCACCGACGTGGTTGAAAAAGAGATGTATACCTTTGATGATCGCAATGGCGAAAGTCTGACACTGCGCCCTGAGGGTACCGCAGGGTGTGTGCGTGCGGGTATTGAACATGGTCTGCTGTACAATCAGGAACAGCGTCTGTGGTACATCGGTCCGATGTTCCGTTATGAGCGCCCGCAGAAGGGCCGCTATCGTCAATTCCATCAGTTGGGCGCAGAAGTTTTTGGTCTGCAAGGGCCGGATATTGATGCCGAATTGATTTTGCTGACGGCTCGCTGGTGGCGTGCTTTAGGTATCTCAGAGCATGTGCAACTTGAACTGAACTCCATTGGATCATTGGATGCACGCGCTGATTATCGTGAAGCGTTGGTGACTTTCCTGGAACAGCATGTTGAGGTGCTGGACGAAGATTGTAAGCGTCGGATGTACAGTAATCCGCTGCGCGTATTGGATTCCAAAAATCCCGATGTTCAATTGCTACTTAATGATGCGCCTAAGCTATCTGAGTATCTGGATGAAGAGTCAAAACAACATTTTGCAGGTCTGTGTGAACTTTTAGACCAGGCCAGCATCCCATATACCGTCAATGAGCGTTTAGTCCGTGGTTTAGATTATTATAACCGTACGGTATTTGAGTGGGTCACCAATAGCCTGGGCGCACAGGGCACCGTGTGTGCCGGTGGGCGTTACGATGGCTTGGTAGAACAACTCGGTGGGCGTGCAACGCCTGCGGTTGGTTTTGCCATGGGCCTTGAGCGTCTGGTTCTGTTGGTGCAGGCCGTCAATGCTGACTTCCAGGTACCAGCGACAGTGGATGTTTATGTCATTTCGTCTGGTCAGGATACGCAAAGTGCCGCAATGCTACTTGCTGAAAACCTGCGTGATGCTATGCCAACGCTGAAATTAATGACCAATTACGGCGGTGGTAATGTTAAAAAACAATTTACCCGCGCTGATAAGTGGGGCGCCCGTGTTGCATTAATGCTTGGCGAAAGCGAAGTAGCAGCACAGCAAGTGGTCGTAAAAGATTTGCGAAATGGTGAACAAGAAACGCTGGCGCAAGCGGATGTTGCTGCGCGTCTGGCTTTGATGTTGGGTTAAGGAGAGAGACACCGTGGAAGTCTATACCACTGAAAATGACCAGGTTGATGCAGTGCGCCGTTTCTTTAGTGAGAATGGTAAAGCGCTGGCCGTGGGTGTGGTGCTCGGGATTGGTGCATTAGTGGGTTGGCGTTACTGGCAGAGTCATCAGAACACTGTCTTGACGGAAGCCTCCTCTGCCTATCAGCAAGCCAGTAATGCTTTGTCTGCGAATAGCGCCGACGGTGTTGCCTTTGCTGAAAAATTTGTTCAGGGCAATAACAATAACTACGGCGTACTGGCCGGGTTAGAGCTGGCTCATCACTTTGTTGAGCAAAACGTGTTTGATAAAGCGGCACAACAACTTACTCAGGCGCTGGGTCAGACCAAAGATGAAAATCTGTTGTCACTGATTAATTTGCGCCTTGCACGTCTGCAATTGCAATTGAAGAAACCAGACGACGCATTGAAAACACTGGATGCAGTGCAGGGTGATGGTTGGACTGCGATGGCCCAAGATGTTCGTGGCGATGCGTTATTAAGCAAAGGTGACACCGCAGGTGCGCGGGCTGCTTACAGCAAAGGCGTCGAATCAAATGCTTCTCAGGCGCTGCAAGCTTTGCTGCGTATGAAATTGAATAATTTGTCCAGCTAAGGGGTATTCCCATGCAATTGCGTAAAACACTCTTAGTAGGACTGGTATCTGTTGCCCTATTGAGCGGTTGTTCACTGTTTAACAGTGAAGAAGATGTGGTTACCATGTCACCACTGCCAAAAGTTGAGAATCAATTCACACCAACTAAAGTGTGGAGCACCTCAGTCGGTGGCGGTGTCGGTGATTATTACTCCCATTTACGCCCAGCCTGGCAGGGGACAACTGTCTTTGCCGCTGACCGTAAAGGGTTGGTGAAGGCCATGGACGCTGACAGCGGTAAGCAAATCTGGCAAACCGACTTGTCTGAGAAGACCAACTTCCTTTCCAGCAACCGTTCTGCAATGCTATCTGGTGGCGTCACCGCATCAGGTGCGCATGTGTATGTCGGCAGCGAGAAAGCGGTAGTTTATGCGCTTAATTCCGATGATGGTCAGGTTGCATGGCAGACAGTGGTGGCGGGGGAAGCATTATCTCGTCCGATTGTCAGCGATGGGGTGGTACTGATCCATACATCAAATGGCATGCTGCAAGCACTGAATGAATCAGATGGTGCGATTAAGTGGACATTAAACCTCGATACACCAGCGCTGTCTCTGCGCGGTGAATCTGCGCCAGCAGTCGCATTCGGTGCAGCGATTGTCGGGGGTGACAATGGTCGCGTCAGTGCAGTAATGATGGAACAGGGCCAGTTGATCTGGCAACAGCGTATTTCCCAAGTGACGGGTACCACTGAAATTGACCGCCTGAACGACGTTGATACCACGCCTGTGGTCGTCGATGGTGTGGTTTATGCATTGGCATACAATGGTAATTTGACTGCATTAGATCTGCGTTCCGGCCAGATCCTGTGGAAGCGTGAAATGGGGTCAGTGAATGACATTATTGTCGACGCGGGCCGCATTTATCTGGTCGATCAAAATGACCGTATTGTTGCGCTGAAAACAGATGGCGGTATAACCCTTTGGAGTCAAAGCGATTTATTACATCGTAACTTGACTGCCCCAGTGATGTATAATGGGTATCTGGTTGTAGGTGATGCCGAAGGTTATTTGCATTGGGTGAATACCGATGATGGTCGTTTTGTGGCCCAACAGAGCGTAGACAGCTCCGGCTTCCTGAGTGCGCCAGTGGTTGCCAGCGATAAGTTGCTGGTTCAGGCGAGAGGCGGCACGGTATACGCGTTTACCCGTTAATCCTGATTTAGTGCCTGTTTAACAGGCCAATAATAGGTCAATACCCAACGTTATTGGTGTTGCAGCAAGGCAGCAAACAAATGAACCCTGATGAACTGAGACCATCAGTTATTCGGGTTAGTGAGTGCCGCTAATACCGCAGCAATGTTCAAGAACGAAGGGTTTTAAGCGGCTCCTGAGATTCAGGGGCCGTTTGTCTTCTAAAAACTGCGCTGTTGCGGGTTTGGTACAGCGCTGTAATGATTTGAAAATTAAGTAATGAGGCTTCAACAATGATACCTGTCATCGCGCTGGTCGGGCGCCCGAATGTGGGTAAATCCACTCTATTTAACCGCTTAACGCACACTCGTGATGCGTTAGTTGCGGACTTTCCCGGGCTAACGCGTGACCGTAAATATGGTCGTGCCGAGGTCGAGGGTCATGAGTTTATTGTTATCGATACCGGAGGTATTGATGGCACAGAAGATGGCGTAGAAACCAAGATGGCAGGTCAATCGTTATTGGCGATTGAAGAGGCCGATATTGTCCTGTTTATGGTTGATGCCAGAGCGGGGTTAATGCCTGCGGATCAGGGTATTGCCCAGCATCTGCGCAGCCGTGAAAAAGCGACTTTCCTGGTTGCCAACAAAACTGATGGTATTGATCCAGATACTGCTACAGCAGATTTCTATTCATTGGGCTTAGGCGAAGTTCATGCCATCGCGGCGTCCCATGGCCGTGGTGTGACTCAGTTGATTGAAGATGTTATGGCACCCTATATGGATGCTGTAGAGCCTGAAGTTGAATTGACCGATGAAGAAGCGAATGCTGCTTATTGGGCTGCACAGGAAGCTGAGGACGACGCTGTTCCTGAAGATGACGCAGAAGATGATTTTGACCCACGGACTCTGCCAATCAAACTGGCTATTGTCGGGCGTCCTAACGTAGGTAAGTCCACACTAACAAACCGCATTCTCGGTGAAGATCGTGTGGTGGTTTATGATATGCCGGGCACCACGCGTGACAGCATTTATATTCCTATGACTCGCGATGAGCGTGAATATATCCTGATTGATACTGCGGGTGTGCGTAAACGCGGCAAAATCACTGAAACGGTTGAAAAATTCTCAGTAATTAAAACCTTGCAGGCAATCGAAGATTCCAACGTTGTCTTGCTGGTTATTGATGCTCGTGATGGTATTTCGGATCAGGACCTGTCGCTGTTGGGCTTTATTCTCAATAGTGGGCGCTCACTTGTTATTGCGGTCAACAAATGGGATGGCATGACAGAAGAAGCGCGTGCGCAGGTTAAAGATATGCTGGATCTGCGTCTTGGCTTTGTCGATTTTGCGCGGATTCACTTTATCTCAGCCTTACATGGCAGTGGCGTGGGTAATCTGTTTGAATCTATTCAAGAAGCCTATGACTGCTCAACCAAACGTGTGGGCACATCCTTACTGACCCGCATTATGCAAATGGCAGAAGAAGACCATCAGCCTCCTTTGGTACGTGGCCGTCGTGTCAAATTGAAGTATGCCCATGCTGGGGGTTATAACCCGCCGATTGTCGTTATCCACGGCAACCAGGTTACTGACCTGTCGGATTCGTATAAACGCTACCTAATGAATTACTTCCGTCGTTCACTAAAAGTAATGGGTACGCCAATTCGCATCCAGTTTAAAGAGGGTGAGAACCCATTTGCGGGTAAGCGCAATCCATTAACACCAAATCAGATGCGTAAACGTAAGCGTTTGATGTCGCACCTGAAAAAAGGTAAGTAGTAACAGCAAAGCGCGGGCATTCCGCGCTTTTTGCACATTTAATGACCGCCGTCAGTAAAGTGCAGCCTTGGCCGCTTAACGGTAAACAAAGGGAGTTGAAAGCCAGTCATGTCTTGGGAAACCTGGAGTTTTGCATTTAGTGTTACGATGCCTAACTTGCTGATGATGTTACTCGGTGTGCTGTTACGGCGCGTTGGCTTGATGGATGATCGCTTCTGTGATGGTGCGACCAAGCTGGTCTTCAATCTCGCCCTCCCTTGTCTGCTGTTTTTCAGTGTCGCGACCAATCATGTCAGCTTATTGGATAACCTACCCTTGGTTGTCTACGGCGCTATTGGTACGTTAGTGACCTTCTTGCTGTTGGAAGTCGCCGCCAAGTGGCTGGTAAAAGACCCAAAAGAGCGTGGTGTATTCGTGCAGGGAGGGTTCAGAGCCAATACCGCTATCGTCGGGTTGGCTTTTGCCATGACGGCATATGGTGCTGAAGGGGTGGCACTCGGCTCGATGTATCTAACGGTGACAGTGATTTTATTTAATATGCTGTCGGTGATCACCCTGACTCGCAGCCTGCAAGCTGGGCAGAGCGGCAAAATCAGTAAATTATCATTGCTACGCAGCATTGTGACCAACCCGCTGATAATTGGGCTACTGTGCGGTTTACTCTATGCACAAACTCAATTACCCCTTCCTCAGGTGATTGTGCAAACGGGGAGTTATATCTCTGCTTTGGCATTGCCATTGGCTCTGTTGTGCACCGGTGCGAGTCTTGACTGGCACGCGATGTTCCGTTCATCCAATGTGGCCGCGTTATCTTCAACAGCTAAATTATTCGTGGTGCCAATATTGATGACTGCTGGCGGCTTGTTAATGGGCTTTCGTGGGGCGACATTAGGGATTATATTCCTGTTCTCTGCCACCCCAACGGCGGCTGGCAGTTATGTTATGACCCGCGCCATGGGGGGCAATGCCACCCTGGCGGCGAATATCATTGCTATCACCACGGTCGGTTCATTTTTTACCACCGCGCTGGGGATTTACTTCCTACGATCACTTGGGGTGATGTAGTTTTTTAAGGAGAAATAGATGGATGCATTATGCCCGGTTTGCCAAAAACTGATGACCGAAGTAAGTGGCCACTTTCATTGCTCTAACTGCCATGGCAACTATCAGCCACAGGCGGAGTGCCCTGATTGCGCTAAACCGTTGCAGGTACTGAAGGCATGTGGCGCAATTGACTATTTCTGCCAGCACGGTCACGGCC
The sequence above is drawn from the Yersinia intermedia genome and encodes:
- a CDS encoding AEC family transporter, with amino-acid sequence MSWETWSFAFSVTMPNLLMMLLGVLLRRVGLMDDRFCDGATKLVFNLALPCLLFFSVATNHVSLLDNLPLVVYGAIGTLVTFLLLEVAAKWLVKDPKERGVFVQGGFRANTAIVGLAFAMTAYGAEGVALGSMYLTVTVILFNMLSVITLTRSLQAGQSGKISKLSLLRSIVTNPLIIGLLCGLLYAQTQLPLPQVIVQTGSYISALALPLALLCTGASLDWHAMFRSSNVAALSSTAKLFVVPILMTAGGLLMGFRGATLGIIFLFSATPTAAGSYVMTRAMGGNATLAANIIAITTVGSFFTTALGIYFLRSLGVM
- the bamB gene encoding outer membrane protein assembly factor BamB, producing the protein MQLRKTLLVGLVSVALLSGCSLFNSEEDVVTMSPLPKVENQFTPTKVWSTSVGGGVGDYYSHLRPAWQGTTVFAADRKGLVKAMDADSGKQIWQTDLSEKTNFLSSNRSAMLSGGVTASGAHVYVGSEKAVVYALNSDDGQVAWQTVVAGEALSRPIVSDGVVLIHTSNGMLQALNESDGAIKWTLNLDTPALSLRGESAPAVAFGAAIVGGDNGRVSAVMMEQGQLIWQQRISQVTGTTEIDRLNDVDTTPVVVDGVVYALAYNGNLTALDLRSGQILWKREMGSVNDIIVDAGRIYLVDQNDRIVALKTDGGITLWSQSDLLHRNLTAPVMYNGYLVVGDAEGYLHWVNTDDGRFVAQQSVDSSGFLSAPVVASDKLLVQARGGTVYAFTR
- a CDS encoding zinc ribbon domain-containing protein, whose protein sequence is MDALCPVCQKLMTEVSGHFHCSNCHGNYQPQAECPDCAKPLQVLKACGAIDYFCQHGHGLISKSRVHFSYLPTI
- the hisS gene encoding histidine--tRNA ligase, coding for MAKNIQAIRGMNDYLPADTAIWQRIESILKQVLAGYGYSEIRMPIVEQTPLFKRAIGEVTDVVEKEMYTFDDRNGESLTLRPEGTAGCVRAGIEHGLLYNQEQRLWYIGPMFRYERPQKGRYRQFHQLGAEVFGLQGPDIDAELILLTARWWRALGISEHVQLELNSIGSLDARADYREALVTFLEQHVEVLDEDCKRRMYSNPLRVLDSKNPDVQLLLNDAPKLSEYLDEESKQHFAGLCELLDQASIPYTVNERLVRGLDYYNRTVFEWVTNSLGAQGTVCAGGRYDGLVEQLGGRATPAVGFAMGLERLVLLVQAVNADFQVPATVDVYVISSGQDTQSAAMLLAENLRDAMPTLKLMTNYGGGNVKKQFTRADKWGARVALMLGESEVAAQQVVVKDLRNGEQETLAQADVAARLALMLG
- the der gene encoding ribosome biogenesis GTPase Der, whose amino-acid sequence is MIPVIALVGRPNVGKSTLFNRLTHTRDALVADFPGLTRDRKYGRAEVEGHEFIVIDTGGIDGTEDGVETKMAGQSLLAIEEADIVLFMVDARAGLMPADQGIAQHLRSREKATFLVANKTDGIDPDTATADFYSLGLGEVHAIAASHGRGVTQLIEDVMAPYMDAVEPEVELTDEEANAAYWAAQEAEDDAVPEDDAEDDFDPRTLPIKLAIVGRPNVGKSTLTNRILGEDRVVVYDMPGTTRDSIYIPMTRDEREYILIDTAGVRKRGKITETVEKFSVIKTLQAIEDSNVVLLVIDARDGISDQDLSLLGFILNSGRSLVIAVNKWDGMTEEARAQVKDMLDLRLGFVDFARIHFISALHGSGVGNLFESIQEAYDCSTKRVGTSLLTRIMQMAEEDHQPPLVRGRRVKLKYAHAGGYNPPIVVIHGNQVTDLSDSYKRYLMNYFRRSLKVMGTPIRIQFKEGENPFAGKRNPLTPNQMRKRKRLMSHLKKGK
- a CDS encoding YfgM family protein; amino-acid sequence: MEVYTTENDQVDAVRRFFSENGKALAVGVVLGIGALVGWRYWQSHQNTVLTEASSAYQQASNALSANSADGVAFAEKFVQGNNNNYGVLAGLELAHHFVEQNVFDKAAQQLTQALGQTKDENLLSLINLRLARLQLQLKKPDDALKTLDAVQGDGWTAMAQDVRGDALLSKGDTAGARAAYSKGVESNASQALQALLRMKLNNLSS